The following coding sequences lie in one Apium graveolens cultivar Ventura chromosome 1, ASM990537v1, whole genome shotgun sequence genomic window:
- the LOC141661588 gene encoding uncharacterized protein LOC141661588: MAYGTYALVPVEVGLESYRTEVYNVEVNNFGLRANLDLIEEEMKVAHQRNLKYLLQDAQHYNSGIKIRTFDVGDLVLRELAASMPTRQGKLQPNLEGPYNVVEVVRPETYKLETLAGEVIKNTWHASRLQKKFSEKNFFYFSFVLSSELYEKTVMT; this comes from the coding sequence ATGGCATATGGAACATATGCTCTAGTTCCGGTCGAAGTGGGCTTGGAGTCTTATCGAACAGAAGTCTACAACGTTGAAGTCAATAACTTCGGACTAAGAGCGAACTTAGACTTGATAGAAGAAGAGATGAAAGTTGCTCATCAAAGAAACCTAAAGTACCTGCTACAGGATGCTCAACACTATAATTCGGGAATTAAGATAAGGACATTCGATGTTGGTGACTTAGTCCTACGGGAATTAGCTGCATCCATGCCAACAAGACAAGGGAAGCTTCAGCCAAACTTGGAAGGACCTTACAACGTGGTTGAGGTCGTGCGTCCCGAAACTTATAAGTTGGAAACACTGGCCGGAGAAGTTATCAAGAACACTTGGCATGCTAGTCGCCTTCAAAAAAAATTCAGTGAGAAAAATTTCTTTTATTTCTCATTTGTACTTAGTTCTGAACTCTATGAGAAAACTGTAATGACATAA